In Eubalaena glacialis isolate mEubGla1 chromosome 3, mEubGla1.1.hap2.+ XY, whole genome shotgun sequence, the following are encoded in one genomic region:
- the SLAMF6 gene encoding SLAM family member 6, protein MPRTLTALRSPAPFSTAKSMIWLFQSLTLVSCLGPGNTVSQTSSTPLIVNGVVGESVTLTLKFPVEEKIMSITWLHDGKSIIFIEPNEALNRVTDPKRKNRLKVTESYSLQLSNLTMADTGPYSAQITTLTSSLFTSYDLRIFRRLRNLQVVPHTKWSKNRTCEIHLTCSVENPNDNILFRWQVSGNTLQSEANLTISWDPKSFDEETYTCVAENPVSNSSFSVSVQRLCKSVTNEKNEHLDTMWIVVAVPSICIVVVIIVSLFVCRKKIGFFQFSTQQTQCPAETVRNLEYASFSPGNTVYAQVTHSNREMEIPKPVKNNDSTTIYSEVQQSREKAHQFQDNCPSQCHVSC, encoded by the exons ATGCCAAGAACATTGACTGCCTTGAGGTCTCCAGCACCATTCTCCACTGCTAAGAGCATGATCTGGTTGTTCCAGTCTCTCACGCTTGTCTCCTGCCTTGGCCCAG GCAACACAGTTTCACAAACCAGCTCAACCCCATTGATTGTGAACGGGGTCGTGGGGGAGTCTGTAACACTTACCCTGAAGTTTCCTGTGGAAGAGAAGATCATGTCCATCACCTGGCTTCATGATGGAAAATCTATCATCTTCATAGAGCCAAATGAAGCACTAAACAGGGTGACTGACCCAAAGCGGAAAAATCGATTGAAGGTCACCGAGTCCTACTCCTTGCAGCTCAGCAACCTGACGATGGCAGACACAGGACCTTACAGCGCCCAGATAACCACACTGACCTCTTCACTGTTCACCAGTTATGATCTGAGGATCTTCA GACGACTGAGGAACTTACAAGTGGTCCCTCACACCAAATGGTCTAAAAATAGGACCTGTGAGATCCACCTGACCTGCTCTGTGGAGAATCCAAATGATAACATCTTATTCAGGTGGCAGGTCTCAGGAAACACACTTCAAAGTGAAGCAAACCTCACTATCTCCTGGGACCCCAAGAGTTTCGACGAAGAGACCTACACCTGCGTAGCTGAGAATCCTGTCAGCAATTcatccttctctgtctctgtccagaGGCTCTGCAAAA gtgttactaatgaaaaaaatgaacacctGGATACCATGTGGATTGTAGTGGCAGTTCCTTCAATATGTATAGTCGTAGTCATCATCGTGTCGTTATTtgtttgcaggaaaaaaatag gtttcTTTCAATTCTCTACTCAGCAAACCCAGTGTCCTG CAGAGACTGTGAGGAACTTAGAGTATGCTTCCTTCTCTCCAGGGAACACTGTGTACGCTCAGGTCACCCATTCAAACAGG GAAATGGAAATCCCAAAACCTGTGAAAAACAATGACTCTACCACAATTTACTCTGAAGTTCAACAGTCCCGAGAG AAAGCCCATCAATTCCAGGACAACTGCCCTTCACAATGTCATGTAAGTTGCTGA